The following proteins are co-located in the Chryseobacterium scophthalmum genome:
- the rplS gene encoding 50S ribosomal protein L19 produces MDLLKYVQDKYITKKEFPEFKAGDTITVYYEIKEGQKTRTQFFKGTVIQLRGTGSTKTFTIRKMSGDVGVERVFPINMPALQKIEVDRRGRVRRSRIYYFRDLRGKKARIKDAAYKKK; encoded by the coding sequence ATGGATTTATTAAAGTACGTACAAGACAAGTACATTACAAAAAAAGAATTCCCTGAATTCAAAGCTGGTGATACAATTACTGTGTATTACGAGATTAAGGAAGGTCAAAAAACAAGAACTCAGTTCTTCAAAGGAACTGTTATCCAATTGAGAGGAACAGGTTCTACAAAGACTTTTACAATCAGAAAAATGAGTGGTGATGTAGGTGTAGAGAGAGTTTTCCCGATCAACATGCCTGCTCTTCAAAAAATCGAAGTTGACAGAAGAGGTAGAGTTAGAAGATCTAGAATCTACTACTTCAGAGATCTTAGAGGTAAAAAAGCGAGAATTAAAGACGCTGCTTACAAGAAGAAATAA
- the rpsA gene encoding 30S ribosomal protein S1, producing the protein MSKETNSAEVLLNQNVAPEQFDWDSFESGLDADARKEKSDLEEIYNGSLSSLNDNDVITGKVVRLTDKEAIVDIDFKSEGVISLNEFRYNPGLSVGDVVEVMVDRREDKTGQLQLSHRKARTLKAWDRVNELHETGEIVNGFVKSRTKGGMIVDVHGIEAFLPGSQIDVKPIKDYDQFVGKTMEFKVVKINPEFKNVVVSHKALIEADIEGQKKEIIAQLEKGQVLEGTVKNITSYGVFIDLGGVDGLIHITDLSWSRVNHPSEILEDGQTVKVVILDFDDEKTRIQLGMKQLEAHPWDALSADMKVGDKVKGKVVVLADYGAFVEIAPGVEGLIHVSEMSWSTHLRSAGDFVKVGDEVEAEVLTLDREDRKISLGMKQLSKDPWENIEAKYPVGSQHVGTVRNFTNFGVFVELEEGIDGLIYISDLSWTKKIKHPSEFCAVGDKLDVVVLELDIQARRLSLGHKQLQENPWDKFETKYAEGTVHAGKAVEVHDKGASVQFEDAEVEAFCPSRLLEKEDGSKIKKGEDAQFKVIEFNKEFKRVVVSHTGIFRDEEKKNVKESSSRNVSSSSNNEERSTLGDIDALAELKKKMEGGK; encoded by the coding sequence ATGTCAAAAGAGACAAATTCAGCAGAGGTTTTATTAAACCAAAACGTAGCACCAGAACAATTTGATTGGGATTCTTTCGAATCAGGTCTTGATGCAGATGCGAGAAAAGAAAAAAGTGATCTTGAAGAAATCTACAACGGATCTCTTAGCAGCTTAAACGATAACGACGTTATCACTGGTAAAGTTGTAAGATTAACTGACAAAGAAGCTATCGTAGACATCGACTTCAAATCTGAAGGTGTTATTTCTCTTAACGAATTCCGTTACAACCCAGGTTTAAGCGTTGGTGATGTAGTAGAAGTAATGGTTGACAGAAGAGAAGACAAAACAGGTCAGTTACAATTATCTCACAGAAAAGCTAGAACGCTTAAAGCTTGGGATAGAGTAAATGAGCTTCACGAAACTGGAGAAATCGTTAACGGTTTTGTTAAGTCTAGAACTAAAGGAGGTATGATCGTTGACGTACACGGAATCGAAGCATTCTTACCAGGTTCTCAAATTGATGTTAAGCCAATCAAAGATTACGATCAGTTCGTAGGTAAAACTATGGAGTTCAAAGTTGTGAAAATCAACCCTGAGTTCAAAAACGTAGTTGTATCTCACAAAGCATTGATCGAAGCAGATATCGAAGGTCAGAAAAAAGAAATCATCGCTCAGCTTGAAAAAGGTCAGGTTCTTGAAGGTACTGTTAAGAATATTACTTCTTACGGTGTATTCATCGACTTAGGAGGTGTTGATGGATTGATCCACATTACAGACCTTTCTTGGTCTAGAGTGAACCACCCATCTGAAATCCTAGAAGACGGACAGACTGTAAAAGTTGTTATCCTTGATTTTGATGACGAGAAAACAAGAATCCAATTAGGTATGAAGCAATTAGAAGCTCATCCTTGGGATGCTCTTTCTGCTGATATGAAAGTTGGTGATAAAGTAAAAGGAAAAGTAGTAGTTCTTGCTGACTATGGTGCATTCGTTGAGATCGCTCCAGGTGTTGAAGGATTAATCCACGTTTCTGAAATGTCTTGGTCTACTCACTTGAGAAGCGCAGGAGATTTCGTAAAAGTAGGTGACGAAGTGGAAGCTGAAGTACTTACTCTTGATAGAGAAGACAGAAAAATCTCTTTAGGTATGAAACAATTATCTAAAGATCCATGGGAAAATATCGAAGCTAAGTATCCAGTAGGTTCTCAACACGTTGGAACTGTAAGAAACTTTACAAACTTCGGTGTATTCGTAGAATTGGAAGAAGGTATTGATGGATTAATCTATATCTCTGATCTTTCTTGGACTAAGAAAATCAAGCACCCATCTGAGTTCTGTGCAGTTGGTGATAAATTAGATGTTGTAGTTCTAGAATTAGACATCCAAGCTAGAAGATTATCTCTAGGTCACAAACAACTTCAAGAAAACCCTTGGGATAAATTTGAAACTAAATATGCTGAAGGAACTGTACACGCTGGTAAAGCTGTAGAAGTACACGATAAAGGTGCTTCTGTACAATTCGAAGATGCTGAAGTTGAAGCTTTCTGCCCATCAAGATTATTAGAGAAGGAAGACGGATCTAAAATCAAAAAAGGTGAAGATGCTCAGTTTAAAGTAATCGAATTCAACAAAGAATTCAAGAGAGTAGTAGTTTCTCACACAGGTATCTTCAGAGACGAAGAGAAAAAGAATGTGAAAGAATCTTCTTCTAGAAATGTTTCTTCTTCTTCAAACAACGAAGAAAGATCAACTCTTGGAGACATCGATGCTTTAGCAGAATTGAAAAAGAAAATGGAAGGAGGTAAATAA
- a CDS encoding EamA family transporter: protein MKKKNILKGVLFVGFGASIYGMLATFVKMSYKDGFTTSEVTTAQFALGITGLLILNFIQTITSKKKLSSPSRKEFRMLVLAGTSLGCTSLFYYIAVQYIAVSIAIVLLMQSVWFSVVVESFITKKFPNAKKVVATLIVLLGTVLATNLINLEVKLDWHGVFWGLLAAASFTMTMFTSNTLATHLPVLRKSIIMLTGGSVIVLVFLFFAQIGPLYSEGLKSFYLNFTENTEHIRPFDYSIFWTYGFILALFGTIIPPILFNLGFPNTGLGLGSIISSLELPVSVTMAFVLLGEKVILIQWIGIVLILMAIVLMNLPSKKEKILSEQLS from the coding sequence ATGAAGAAGAAAAATATTTTAAAAGGAGTATTATTTGTCGGTTTTGGAGCGAGTATTTACGGAATGCTTGCTACATTCGTAAAAATGTCTTACAAAGATGGTTTTACAACTTCTGAAGTAACGACTGCTCAGTTTGCTTTAGGGATCACAGGTCTTTTGATCCTGAATTTTATTCAGACGATTACGTCAAAAAAGAAATTGTCATCACCAAGTCGTAAAGAATTCAGGATGTTGGTTTTAGCGGGTACTTCTTTAGGTTGCACCAGCTTATTTTATTACATAGCGGTACAATATATTGCTGTTTCTATTGCGATTGTATTATTGATGCAGTCGGTTTGGTTTAGTGTGGTGGTCGAAAGTTTTATTACCAAAAAGTTTCCCAATGCTAAAAAAGTGGTTGCAACACTAATTGTTTTGTTGGGAACTGTTTTAGCAACAAATCTAATTAATTTAGAAGTTAAACTTGATTGGCATGGAGTTTTTTGGGGATTATTGGCAGCAGCTTCATTTACGATGACAATGTTTACTTCCAATACTTTGGCGACACATTTACCGGTACTCAGAAAAAGTATCATCATGTTGACAGGTGGTTCTGTAATTGTTTTGGTATTTTTGTTTTTTGCACAGATCGGACCGTTGTATTCTGAAGGTTTAAAATCTTTTTATTTAAATTTCACTGAAAATACAGAGCATATAAGACCATTTGATTACTCGATTTTCTGGACTTACGGATTTATTTTAGCTCTATTCGGAACTATTATTCCACCAATTTTATTCAATTTAGGTTTCCCAAATACAGGTTTAGGATTGGGGAGTATTATTTCTTCACTCGAACTTCCGGTGTCTGTAACGATGGCATTTGTTCTTTTGGGTGAAAAAGTTATTCTTATTCAGTGGATTGGAATTGTACTTATCCTAATGGCTATTGTTTTGATGAATTTACCTTCGAAAAAAGAGAAAATTCTTTCAGAGCAGCTCTCTTAA
- the rluF gene encoding 23S rRNA pseudouridine(2604) synthase RluF, which translates to MEKTRINKYLSEVGYCSRRAADKLLEEGRIKINGQIPELGTKVSDEDVVEVDGKPIRESQEKPIYIAFNKPVGIVCTTDTKRERDNIIEYINHPQRIFPIGRLDKPSEGLILLTSDGDIVNKILRSKNNNEKEYLVRVDKPINPKFLEKMRNGVPILDTITKKCEVEKIDDMTFRIVLTQGLNRQIRRMCEFLGYEVIKLKRIRIMNIKLDIPLGKWRDLTPEEFSTLNDLLDGSSKTF; encoded by the coding sequence ATGGAAAAAACACGTATTAATAAATATCTTTCAGAGGTTGGCTACTGCTCAAGGAGAGCAGCAGATAAGCTTTTGGAAGAAGGAAGAATAAAAATAAACGGACAAATTCCTGAACTGGGAACAAAAGTTTCAGATGAAGATGTAGTAGAAGTTGACGGAAAACCCATCCGTGAATCTCAGGAAAAGCCTATTTATATTGCTTTCAACAAACCTGTAGGAATTGTTTGTACTACCGATACAAAACGTGAAAGAGATAATATCATTGAGTATATCAACCATCCGCAGAGAATTTTCCCAATCGGAAGATTAGATAAACCAAGTGAAGGTTTGATTTTGTTGACAAGTGATGGTGATATCGTTAACAAAATATTGAGATCTAAAAATAATAACGAGAAAGAATATCTGGTAAGGGTTGATAAACCTATCAACCCAAAGTTTTTGGAAAAAATGCGCAATGGGGTTCCAATTTTAGATACGATAACTAAGAAATGTGAGGTTGAAAAGATTGATGATATGACTTTTCGTATTGTTTTGACACAAGGTCTCAACCGTCAGATCAGAAGAATGTGCGAATTTTTAGGTTATGAAGTGATAAAACTGAAACGTATAAGAATCATGAATATCAAACTCGATATTCCTTTGGGAAAATGGAGAGACCTGACTCCGGAAGAATTTTCTACTCTGAATGACTTGCTGGACGGCTCTAGCAAAACTTTTTAG
- a CDS encoding T9SS-dependent M36 family metallopeptidase: MNCIFINKLKAGNVKILFSFFILFPYFIFSQQQKRLISNYILTKQSKDLKKADLRDFEIDNIDSSESLKGEIVKIQQKFKGYPVYNAVGTAIIKGDKIVYFSDSFVKNYTVSTSETATLKKEKALENIAVALGKAEIKNFQILENSLSESNQKNFTKQRLMFVDVNDNLRLAYEFSFQEPHSANYWNVLIDANSGEIISKDNLNLSCNFHSDAYSGESMVSNDVESANLQKNTFLKLADNASYNVFPLPIEAPTFGNRSIVSNPWILASSPEGWHSTGATTYTTTRGNNVYAYEDTPNINQPGFSPDGGVNRNFDFPFSINGTPAFNRNAAITNLFYINNKVHDIFYQFGFTESARNFQQNNFGKGGNGNDYVLAESQDGGSLSNANFTTPSDGNRPVMQMYIWSTVNRYVFYNAPVTAIPRIPQASPAQFGPQLNGAGVTGDVVLASVINGCSALPAGSLAGKIGLIERGGASGCTFASKVKNAQNAGAIAAIIYNNPTAANFPSSMGGTDATITIPSVLITNDEGEFVKTQLNNSVTVNITLKSDPATAITPDGSFDNGIITHEYGHGISNRLTGNGYTCLLKSASKEQMGEGWSDFFALMLTNKPGDNANVPRSVGTYASGQSTSGAGLRPAKYSPDFSINNYTYGKTNGMEIEEDGEIVPDVHSIGFIWASMLWDLHWQYAAKYGYSSDVLANKNSGSARVLQLVTDALKLQACNPTFIDGRNAILSAEILTTKGEDRCMIWKTFAKRGLGLNALAGNKMNINDQKEDFSIPKDCQDGNSNIAIDKSLISIYPNPAKDEFFIYLKDFTIGNLHLQIYDMSGKLIVSENRSSQDSRIPVSTKDFENGVYVVKLQGIGVDISSRIIVKK, from the coding sequence ATGAATTGCATTTTTATTAATAAATTGAAGGCTGGAAATGTGAAAATTCTATTTTCGTTTTTTATTTTGTTTCCTTATTTCATATTTTCTCAACAACAGAAAAGGTTGATATCCAATTATATTCTTACAAAACAAAGTAAGGATTTAAAAAAAGCAGATTTAAGAGATTTTGAAATCGATAATATAGATTCATCTGAATCTCTAAAAGGAGAAATTGTAAAAATTCAACAAAAATTTAAAGGATATCCTGTTTATAATGCCGTAGGAACAGCGATCATTAAAGGTGATAAAATTGTTTATTTTTCAGATTCTTTTGTGAAAAACTATACTGTTTCGACTTCAGAAACGGCAACACTCAAGAAAGAAAAAGCACTTGAAAATATTGCTGTAGCTTTAGGGAAAGCAGAAATAAAAAACTTTCAGATTCTTGAAAACTCGCTTTCAGAATCGAATCAGAAAAATTTCACGAAACAAAGATTGATGTTTGTTGATGTGAATGATAATTTAAGACTTGCCTACGAATTTTCTTTTCAAGAACCACATTCTGCAAATTATTGGAATGTTTTAATAGATGCTAATTCTGGTGAAATTATTTCAAAAGACAATCTGAATTTATCCTGCAATTTCCATTCAGATGCGTATTCCGGAGAATCTATGGTTTCAAATGATGTAGAATCAGCAAATCTTCAAAAAAATACTTTTCTAAAACTTGCAGATAATGCGAGTTACAATGTTTTTCCACTGCCGATAGAAGCGCCTACTTTTGGCAATCGATCCATTGTTTCAAATCCTTGGATTTTGGCTTCTTCACCCGAAGGATGGCATTCTACAGGAGCAACAACTTATACAACGACGAGAGGAAACAATGTATATGCTTACGAAGATACTCCAAATATAAACCAGCCAGGATTTTCTCCTGATGGAGGTGTAAACAGAAATTTTGATTTCCCTTTTTCGATTAACGGAACTCCTGCGTTTAATAGAAATGCTGCAATCACAAATCTATTTTATATTAATAATAAAGTACATGATATTTTTTACCAGTTCGGATTTACAGAATCTGCAAGAAATTTTCAACAGAATAATTTCGGGAAAGGAGGAAATGGAAATGATTATGTTTTGGCAGAATCTCAAGATGGAGGCTCTTTAAGCAATGCCAATTTTACAACACCTTCCGACGGAAACAGACCTGTGATGCAAATGTATATTTGGTCAACGGTCAATAGATATGTTTTTTATAATGCTCCTGTAACGGCAATTCCGAGAATTCCTCAGGCGAGTCCAGCTCAGTTTGGTCCACAGCTTAATGGAGCAGGTGTTACGGGCGATGTTGTTTTAGCTTCTGTAATTAATGGCTGCTCCGCTTTACCTGCAGGATCTTTAGCCGGAAAAATCGGATTGATTGAAAGAGGAGGAGCTTCAGGCTGTACCTTTGCTTCAAAAGTAAAAAATGCTCAGAATGCGGGTGCAATTGCTGCAATTATTTATAATAATCCTACTGCTGCCAATTTTCCTTCTTCAATGGGCGGAACTGATGCTACGATAACGATACCTTCCGTTCTGATTACAAATGATGAAGGTGAATTTGTTAAAACACAACTCAATAATTCAGTAACGGTAAATATCACGTTAAAAAGTGATCCTGCAACCGCAATTACTCCCGATGGAAGTTTCGACAACGGAATTATTACTCATGAATACGGACACGGAATTTCAAACAGATTAACAGGAAACGGTTATACTTGTCTTTTAAAATCTGCAAGCAAAGAACAAATGGGTGAAGGTTGGTCAGATTTTTTTGCATTAATGTTGACCAATAAACCCGGAGATAACGCAAATGTTCCGAGAAGTGTAGGAACCTATGCAAGTGGACAATCTACAAGCGGAGCCGGATTAAGACCTGCAAAATACTCTCCCGATTTTTCTATTAATAATTATACGTATGGAAAAACAAACGGGATGGAAATCGAGGAAGATGGCGAAATCGTTCCCGATGTACACAGTATAGGATTTATTTGGGCATCAATGCTTTGGGATCTTCATTGGCAATATGCTGCGAAATATGGTTATTCCTCTGACGTTTTAGCTAACAAAAACAGTGGAAGCGCACGTGTTTTGCAGCTTGTAACTGATGCATTAAAACTGCAGGCTTGTAATCCTACATTTATTGACGGACGAAATGCAATTCTTTCTGCAGAAATATTGACTACCAAAGGAGAAGACCGATGTATGATCTGGAAGACTTTTGCCAAAAGAGGTTTAGGTTTAAATGCTTTGGCTGGAAATAAAATGAATATTAATGATCAAAAGGAAGATTTTTCAATTCCTAAAGATTGTCAGGATGGAAATTCAAATATTGCGATAGATAAGAGCTTGATATCAATTTACCCTAATCCGGCAAAAGATGAATTCTTTATTTATTTAAAAGATTTCACGATCGGAAATCTTCATTTGCAGATTTATGATATGTCTGGAAAATTAATTGTGTCAGAAAACAGATCTTCACAGGATTCTAGAATTCCTGTTTCTACAAAAGATTTTGAAAATGGAGTATATGTGGTAAAGCTACAGGGAATCGGAGTTGACATCAGTTCAAGGATAATTGTTAAGAAATAA
- the truB gene encoding tRNA pseudouridine(55) synthase TruB has translation MTAEELQSGHIFLLDKPLDWTSFQAVNKMKYKLKREFDLPKKFKIGHAGTLDPRATGLLIVCTGKFTKKIPEIQDAPKEYWTEVKIGVQTESYDTEKPEILHQDISKVTEEDVKNALDKFLGEIDQKPPIFSAIKIDGARAYNLARAGEEVEMKSRKTTIHYIKDIEINFPLVSFTVGCSKGTYIRSLAHDIGQELGVGGYLTQLRRTKIGDYKIEDGTSDFLENEYRFENL, from the coding sequence ATGACAGCTGAAGAATTACAGTCAGGACACATATTTTTATTAGACAAACCTTTGGATTGGACTTCTTTTCAGGCGGTCAATAAAATGAAATATAAACTCAAAAGAGAATTTGATCTTCCGAAAAAATTCAAAATTGGTCATGCCGGAACTTTAGATCCGCGTGCGACTGGATTACTGATTGTCTGTACAGGAAAATTCACAAAAAAAATCCCTGAAATACAAGATGCTCCAAAAGAATATTGGACCGAAGTAAAAATAGGCGTACAAACCGAATCTTACGACACCGAAAAACCAGAAATCCTTCATCAGGATATTTCAAAGGTAACAGAAGAAGATGTAAAAAATGCTTTAGATAAATTTTTAGGTGAAATAGATCAGAAACCGCCGATTTTTTCTGCAATTAAAATTGATGGAGCAAGAGCGTACAATTTGGCAAGAGCAGGAGAGGAGGTCGAAATGAAATCCAGAAAAACAACCATTCATTACATCAAAGATATTGAGATCAACTTTCCTTTGGTGAGTTTTACGGTGGGTTGTTCAAAAGGAACTTACATCAGAAGTTTAGCACACGATATTGGTCAAGAATTGGGAGTAGGAGGTTATCTAACCCAATTGAGAAGAACAAAAATCGGGGATTATAAAATTGAAGATGGAACCAGTGATTTTTTAGAAAACGAATATAGATTTGAAAATTTATGA
- a CDS encoding alpha/beta fold hydrolase: MKYFKNAAVFMLFSLASVSMFSQIKPLDAMLSNYQYPFEVHFKDLNSQKQNLKMAYMDVKPKKSNGKTIMLLHGKNFNGAYWEKTAKDLSDKGFRVIIPDQIGFGKSSKPQSYQFSFAQLASNTKAILDDLKIDKIIVLGHSMGGMVATRFTLMYPETVEKLILENPIGLEDYKALAKYQTIDEAYQSELKNTAETYKNYQLKFYYDNKWKAEYQPWLDLIAGWTLHKDYPQVAWNAALTSDIIFNQPVVYEFKNIKTPTLLIIGTRDRTAIGKDRAPKDIQPTMGQYQELGKKTQQQIAGSKLVELENVGHLPHIEVYDKFWNALYDFIK; encoded by the coding sequence ATGAAATATTTTAAAAATGCTGCAGTTTTCATGTTGTTTTCATTAGCGTCTGTTTCTATGTTTTCTCAAATAAAACCTTTAGATGCGATGCTTTCCAACTATCAATATCCTTTTGAAGTTCATTTTAAAGATTTAAATTCTCAAAAACAGAATCTAAAAATGGCATATATGGATGTAAAACCAAAAAAGTCAAACGGGAAAACCATTATGTTGCTTCATGGGAAGAATTTTAACGGAGCGTATTGGGAAAAAACGGCAAAAGATCTTTCAGATAAAGGCTTCAGAGTGATCATTCCAGATCAGATTGGTTTTGGTAAATCTTCGAAACCTCAAAGCTACCAGTTTTCTTTTGCTCAGTTAGCAAGCAATACAAAAGCTATTTTAGATGATTTAAAAATCGATAAAATTATTGTTCTAGGGCATTCGATGGGTGGAATGGTCGCAACAAGATTTACTTTAATGTATCCTGAAACTGTTGAAAAATTAATTCTCGAAAACCCGATCGGATTAGAAGATTATAAAGCTTTAGCGAAATACCAAACCATTGATGAAGCGTATCAGTCTGAATTGAAAAACACAGCAGAAACATATAAAAATTATCAGCTTAAATTCTATTATGACAACAAATGGAAAGCAGAATATCAACCTTGGCTGGATCTTATCGCAGGTTGGACGTTGCATAAAGACTATCCTCAAGTTGCCTGGAATGCAGCATTGACAAGTGATATTATTTTTAATCAACCTGTTGTTTATGAGTTTAAAAATATAAAAACTCCGACCTTACTAATTATAGGAACAAGAGACAGAACTGCCATTGGAAAAGATCGTGCACCAAAAGATATTCAGCCAACAATGGGACAGTATCAGGAATTGGGAAAGAAAACGCAACAACAAATCGCCGGATCAAAATTAGTTGAACTCGAAAATGTGGGACATCTTCCACATATCGAAGTTTACGATAAATTCTGGAACGCTTTGTATGATTTTATAAAGTAG
- a CDS encoding T9SS-dependent M36 family metallopeptidase, with amino-acid sequence MKKVILPLIIAVFAVIPSMSFAQSNEVLIKTYISQNKLREYKKSDLNQFVVDNVDSSKSLNGDVVKIQQTYNGLPVYGTVATALIKDNKVTYFNDNFIKDYISSVPANASLNKKAALSKIAADLGKNEISDLPLLDFFQQGQNKHVAAKQRLVYASDEKGNLKLAYEFLVHEPKTSNHWNYVIDANSGEIISKMNMNLSCNFHDGAYSHDSQALALPQNKEYYSVNNNSLLLSADNASYNVFALPLEAPTFGARSIVTNPWILASSPEGWHSNGTTHYTITRGNNVYAYDDKDANENTFGTSPDGGATRNFNFPYDANAKAINNLSASTTNLFYISNKVHDIFYKFGFTEAARNFQNKNFGNGGLDDDDVFAQSQDGGGYNNANFASYPDSYNPVMQMYLWMGSNKVLFYNAPTDAVPRNVLGGRAQFGPSLNDVGITGDVKLASVIDGCTALPAGEMAGKIGLIERGGVSTCTFSSKVKNAQDAGATGVIIYNNAANGSTLGNMGGTDATVTIPSILITNAEGEYIKTKLAANTTVNVDLRLDTKYDGSFDNGIVTHEYGHGISNRLTGTGYNCLNSGASREQMGEGWSDFFALMLTNKPGDNSSVARGIGTYAGGQGITGGGIRPAKYSPDFAINDYTYTDTNGMEYNNGQAIVPDVHSIGFVWATMLWDLNWEYVAKYGYASDVTSSTTSGSARVLQLVTDALKLQVCNPTFVDGRNAILQAEMATTGGADKCMIWRTFAKRGLGVNASAGTKTSINDQEQDFTVPAECFLSTSETGAVKNVGISIYPNPAKNEFYINFPNNTLGKVDVEIYDMSGKLISTENKISPESKKAISTSRLINGTYLVKVKGLGIDTTSKVIIAK; translated from the coding sequence ATGAAAAAAGTAATTCTACCTCTTATTATTGCAGTTTTCGCAGTAATACCTTCAATGTCATTTGCACAGTCAAATGAAGTGTTGATTAAAACTTATATTTCTCAAAATAAATTAAGAGAATATAAAAAATCTGATCTTAATCAATTTGTTGTTGATAATGTTGATTCTTCAAAATCATTAAATGGTGATGTTGTGAAAATTCAGCAGACTTATAATGGACTTCCCGTTTACGGTACCGTAGCAACAGCTTTGATTAAGGATAATAAAGTTACTTACTTTAATGATAATTTTATTAAAGATTATATAAGTTCGGTTCCAGCAAATGCTTCTTTAAATAAAAAAGCGGCACTTAGTAAAATAGCTGCTGATCTTGGTAAAAATGAAATTTCAGATCTTCCACTTTTAGATTTCTTTCAACAAGGGCAAAATAAGCATGTTGCTGCAAAACAGAGATTGGTTTATGCTTCTGATGAAAAAGGGAATCTAAAGTTGGCTTACGAATTTTTAGTTCATGAACCAAAAACTTCTAACCATTGGAATTACGTTATTGATGCCAATTCAGGTGAAATAATCAGTAAAATGAATATGAACCTTTCTTGTAATTTCCATGATGGTGCCTATTCTCACGATTCGCAAGCTTTAGCTTTGCCACAAAACAAAGAATATTATTCTGTAAATAACAATAGTTTATTATTGTCTGCAGATAATGCATCTTACAATGTTTTTGCTTTGCCTCTTGAAGCACCTACTTTCGGGGCGAGAAGTATCGTAACAAATCCGTGGATTCTTGCTTCTTCACCAGAAGGATGGCATTCTAACGGAACGACACATTACACAATCACAAGAGGAAATAATGTATATGCATACGATGATAAAGATGCTAATGAAAATACTTTTGGAACTTCTCCAGATGGAGGGGCTACAAGAAATTTCAACTTTCCGTATGATGCTAATGCAAAAGCAATTAATAATTTATCAGCATCCACAACCAACTTATTTTATATAAGCAATAAGGTACATGATATTTTCTATAAATTCGGATTTACAGAGGCGGCAAGAAATTTCCAAAATAAAAATTTCGGGAACGGAGGTCTAGATGATGATGATGTTTTTGCACAATCCCAAGATGGAGGAGGATATAATAATGCCAACTTCGCATCTTATCCTGATAGTTACAACCCGGTAATGCAGATGTATCTTTGGATGGGATCAAACAAAGTTTTGTTTTATAATGCACCCACAGATGCAGTTCCACGTAATGTATTAGGAGGAAGAGCACAGTTTGGTCCAAGTCTTAATGATGTAGGGATTACCGGAGATGTAAAGTTGGCAAGTGTTATCGACGGATGTACTGCATTACCGGCGGGAGAAATGGCAGGAAAAATTGGCTTAATTGAAAGAGGAGGAGTTTCAACTTGTACATTCTCTTCAAAAGTGAAAAATGCTCAAGATGCAGGAGCTACAGGAGTTATTATTTACAATAACGCTGCGAATGGTTCTACATTAGGTAATATGGGGGGGACCGACGCAACAGTTACGATTCCATCTATTTTGATTACCAATGCTGAAGGTGAATACATCAAAACAAAGTTAGCAGCAAACACAACAGTGAATGTTGATTTAAGATTAGATACAAAATATGATGGAAGTTTTGATAATGGTATTGTTACCCATGAATATGGACACGGTATTTCAAACAGATTAACAGGAACTGGCTACAATTGTCTGAATTCAGGAGCAAGTAGAGAACAAATGGGTGAAGGTTGGTCAGACTTTTTTGCTTTGATGTTAACTAACAAACCTGGAGATAATTCTTCAGTTGCAAGAGGAATTGGAACATATGCAGGAGGACAAGGAATCACGGGAGGCGGAATAAGACCTGCAAAATACTCTCCTGATTTTGCAATTAACGATTATACTTATACAGATACAAATGGGATGGAGTATAATAATGGTCAGGCTATTGTGCCAGATGTTCACTCTATTGGTTTTGTTTGGGCAACAATGTTGTGGGATTTAAATTGGGAATATGTTGCTAAATACGGTTACGCTTCAGATGTAACTTCAAGTACTACAAGTGGAAGTGCAAGAGTTTTACAATTGGTAACAGATGCATTGAAGCTTCAAGTTTGTAACCCTACATTTGTTGATGGTAGAAATGCAATTTTACAGGCAGAAATGGCTACTACAGGAGGTGCAGACAAATGTATGATTTGGAGAACTTTTGCTAAAAGAGGTTTAGGAGTAAATGCTTCCGCAGGAACTAAAACCAGCATTAATGACCAGGAGCAAGACTTTACTGTTCCGGCTGAATGTTTCCTTTCTACATCAGAAACTGGTGCAGTTAAAAATGTTGGAATTTCAATTTATCCAAACCCGGCTAAAAACGAGTTTTACATTAATTTCCCAAACAACACTTTAGGAAAAGTAGATGTTGAAATTTATGATATGTCAGGAAAATTGATTTCTACAGAGAATAAAATTTCACCAGAATCTAAAAAAGCAATTTCTACAAGCAGATTGATCAACGGAACTTACTTAGTAAAAGTAAAAGGTTTAGGTATCGATACTACTTCAAAAGTTATTATTGCTAAATAA